In Synechococcus sp. RS9909, one genomic interval encodes:
- a CDS encoding cyclopropane-fatty-acyl-phospholipid synthase family protein, which produces MSQTSFSPAATTAAGYYDSDDADRFYAEIWGGEDIHVGLYATDNEPIAQASRRTVEALEALIDDTIAARASAGSRIVDLGSGYGGAARYLCRHPGVQVDAINISRVENSRHRSLNLEAGLQERITVHDASFEAVPLPDGCADVVWSQDAILHSGDRQQVMREAARVLRPGGVMVMTDPMAADGVAADSLDAILQRIHLADLGSPCRYQQWAEAVGLAREIWNDRTSMLVRHYSRVREELRQRKAELSQSISPTYLERMDAGLGHWVDGGKAGRLSWGLMRFRKH; this is translated from the coding sequence ATGAGCCAGACCTCCTTCTCTCCGGCGGCCACCACCGCCGCCGGGTATTACGACAGTGACGACGCCGACCGCTTCTACGCCGAGATCTGGGGTGGTGAAGACATCCATGTGGGCCTCTACGCCACCGACAACGAGCCGATCGCCCAGGCCAGCCGCCGCACGGTTGAAGCGCTGGAAGCGCTGATCGACGACACCATCGCCGCCAGGGCTTCAGCCGGCTCCCGGATCGTGGATCTGGGTTCCGGCTACGGCGGTGCCGCCCGGTACCTCTGTCGTCATCCCGGGGTGCAGGTGGATGCGATCAACATTTCCAGGGTCGAAAATTCACGCCATCGCAGCCTCAACCTTGAAGCCGGCCTGCAGGAGCGCATCACCGTGCACGATGCCTCCTTTGAAGCGGTGCCCCTGCCGGATGGCTGCGCCGATGTGGTGTGGAGTCAGGATGCGATTCTCCATTCCGGCGATCGCCAGCAGGTGATGCGCGAAGCGGCCCGCGTGCTCCGGCCCGGCGGTGTGATGGTGATGACCGATCCGATGGCAGCCGATGGTGTGGCCGCCGACTCCCTCGACGCCATTCTCCAACGCATCCATCTCGCCGATCTCGGCTCTCCTTGCCGCTATCAGCAGTGGGCCGAGGCCGTTGGCCTGGCGCGGGAGATCTGGAACGATCGCACCAGCATGCTGGTGCGCCACTACAGCCGAGTGCGCGAGGAATTGCGACAGCGCAAAGCTGAACTCAGCCAGAGCATCAGCCCCACCTACCTGGAACGGATGGACGCGGGCCTCGGCCATTGGGTGGACGGCGGCAAAGCGGGCCGGCTCAGCTGGGGCCTGATGCGTTTCCGCAAACACTGA
- a CDS encoding acetolactate decarboxylase — protein MGFWTPSYARTINVPGYHLHLLSDDHQHGGHILDLQASDLSVKLHMDNHVHLALPETPGFLMADLQGDPAEALAKAESKHS, from the coding sequence GTGGGCTTCTGGACACCCAGCTATGCCCGCACGATCAACGTGCCTGGTTATCACCTGCACCTTCTCAGTGATGACCATCAGCACGGGGGCCACATCCTTGATCTGCAGGCCAGTGATCTCAGCGTGAAACTGCATATGGACAACCATGTGCATCTCGCTCTACCGGAAACACCGGGTTTCCTCATGGCCGATCTCCAGGGAGATCCAGCCGAGGCCCTGGCCAAGGCCGAGAGCAAACACAGCTAA
- a CDS encoding cupin domain-containing protein, giving the protein MSLCKELIHRWELAPHPEGGWYKEVHRSPALVIRKDGQTRPGLTSILFLLDAASISRWHRVRGADEMWVHLQGAPLELFSLAPAGGRASSTMLSPDHPIQVIPADHWQAARPQGSYALVSCCVGPGFDFADFDLLHDLVKEQWPPGALEELI; this is encoded by the coding sequence ATGAGCTTGTGCAAGGAACTGATCCATCGGTGGGAGCTGGCGCCCCACCCCGAAGGCGGTTGGTACAAGGAGGTGCATCGCAGCCCTGCCCTCGTCATCCGCAAGGATGGACAAACGCGCCCGGGGCTCACCAGCATCCTGTTCCTACTGGATGCTGCATCGATCAGTCGCTGGCATCGCGTGCGCGGTGCCGACGAAATGTGGGTGCATCTGCAGGGTGCGCCGCTGGAGCTGTTCTCGCTTGCACCGGCGGGAGGCCGTGCCAGCAGCACCATGCTCTCACCGGACCATCCCATCCAGGTGATCCCAGCGGATCACTGGCAAGCCGCCCGGCCCCAAGGCAGCTATGCCCTGGTGAGCTGCTGCGTCGGCCCAGGCTTTGACTTCGCAGACTTCGACCTGCTTCACGATCTCGTCAAGGAGCAATGGCCCCCCGGAGCGCTAGAGGAGCTGATCTGA
- a CDS encoding proline/glycine betaine ABC transporter permease: protein MLLFAAAHQAGWLGKAVDAAVAWLLTHAQVLFQAINGVVLAIVAATEAVLQWPSAWFFALLVALLGLWRVNGGFALFVLLGLNLVLSMDLWAPMITTLSLVLAASLLALIVGLPLGILSARHAMVWRLVRPGLDLMQTMPAFVYLIPAVMLFSTGAVPSIIATLIFAMPPVVRLTQLGLSQVPADLLEAGRSFGCSERQLLWKVQMPSALPTVMTGVNQTIMLSLSMVVIASMIGGGGLGDVVLRGIQQLDVGLGFEGGIAVVILAVILDRLSQSLASDATPSLPERLRTWRLLWRSA, encoded by the coding sequence ATGCTGTTGTTCGCTGCTGCCCATCAGGCCGGTTGGCTCGGCAAGGCGGTGGATGCGGCGGTCGCCTGGCTGCTCACCCATGCCCAGGTGCTCTTTCAGGCGATCAATGGGGTGGTGCTGGCGATCGTGGCGGCCACCGAAGCGGTGCTCCAGTGGCCATCGGCCTGGTTCTTCGCCTTGCTGGTGGCCTTGCTGGGGCTCTGGCGCGTCAATGGCGGCTTCGCCCTGTTCGTGCTGCTCGGCCTCAATCTTGTTTTGTCGATGGATCTCTGGGCACCGATGATCACCACTCTGTCGCTGGTGTTGGCGGCATCGCTGCTCGCCCTGATCGTCGGGCTGCCTCTCGGCATCCTGTCGGCGCGTCACGCCATGGTCTGGCGCCTGGTGCGTCCTGGCCTCGATCTGATGCAGACGATGCCGGCCTTCGTGTATCTGATTCCAGCTGTGATGCTTTTCAGCACCGGCGCGGTTCCCTCGATCATCGCCACGCTGATCTTTGCCATGCCTCCGGTGGTGCGACTCACCCAGCTGGGTCTGTCCCAGGTGCCCGCCGATCTGCTCGAGGCTGGCCGATCCTTCGGTTGCAGTGAGCGTCAGCTGCTCTGGAAAGTGCAGATGCCCAGTGCCCTGCCCACGGTGATGACCGGGGTGAATCAAACGATCATGCTGTCGCTCTCGATGGTGGTGATCGCCTCGATGATCGGTGGCGGCGGTCTCGGCGATGTGGTGCTGCGCGGAATTCAGCAGCTCGATGTGGGCCTTGGCTTTGAAGGCGGGATTGCCGTGGTGATCCTCGCGGTGATTCTCGATCGGCTCAGTCAGAGCCTGGCCAGTGATGCCACACCGTCCTTGCCGGAGCGGCTCCGCACCTGGCGGTTGCTCTGGAGGTCGGCATGA
- a CDS encoding alpha-amylase family glycosyl hydrolase: MRQPMANAALPALLKELYPTHCLEDLETLSSQLLQSAGHRSANAHGSAAAQERWHAGTCVLITYADTVVAEGQPALRQLQRLLEGPLAGLSSVVHVLPFLKATSDGGFAVASHEALEERFGDWDDLAALAAGRQLMADLVLNHVSASHPWVRAFQRGAEPGSRCVLAASADPCWDRVVRPRSSALFTTLATDRGPETVWTTFGSDQVDVNWRQPEVLIGFTRLLDRFCAHGVSWLRLDAVGFVWKEPFTDCIHRPEAHRLVEVLRLLLGARCRRGVVVTETNVPEQENLSYLRSGTEAHLAYNFPLPPLLLEACISQRADLLNRWLARWPKLPAGTGLLNFSACHDGVGLRPLEGLMAEERLLRLLGACEQRGGLVSHRRLADGRDVPYEINISWWSAMESAGRDPAHRQRERFLLSQLFVLALPGVPAFYLPAVLATANDKARFRRTGHRRDLNRPQFQIERLERLLADPQSDASRVLASMRRAMALRRTQNALAPSASMTLLSGGRADCVVVQRGSGEDVLLAVHNFSEVRLSLSLTNLVQAPAGRCWHDCLADASLPDGQQWIDLEPFAVQWLIPR; the protein is encoded by the coding sequence ATGAGGCAGCCCATGGCCAATGCAGCATTGCCAGCGCTTCTCAAGGAGCTCTACCCCACGCATTGTTTGGAGGATCTCGAAACTCTGTCGTCGCAATTGCTGCAATCTGCCGGGCATCGGTCAGCGAATGCCCATGGCAGTGCTGCCGCGCAGGAGCGTTGGCATGCCGGCACGTGTGTGTTGATCACCTACGCCGACACGGTGGTAGCCGAGGGGCAACCGGCGCTGCGGCAGCTGCAGAGGCTGTTGGAGGGGCCTCTCGCCGGCCTTTCCTCCGTGGTGCATGTGCTGCCGTTTCTCAAAGCCACCAGTGATGGTGGCTTTGCCGTGGCCAGTCATGAGGCTCTGGAGGAGCGTTTCGGCGATTGGGACGATCTGGCGGCGCTCGCTGCAGGGCGTCAGCTGATGGCCGATCTGGTGCTGAATCACGTGTCGGCGTCCCATCCCTGGGTGCGCGCGTTTCAGCGCGGTGCTGAGCCTGGGTCACGCTGTGTGCTTGCGGCCTCGGCTGATCCCTGTTGGGACCGGGTGGTGCGGCCGCGCAGTTCGGCCCTGTTCACCACCCTCGCCACCGATCGCGGCCCGGAGACGGTGTGGACCACCTTCGGCTCTGACCAGGTGGATGTGAACTGGCGGCAGCCTGAGGTGCTGATCGGGTTCACCCGTCTGCTCGATCGCTTCTGCGCGCACGGGGTGAGCTGGTTGCGCCTGGATGCGGTGGGATTTGTCTGGAAGGAGCCCTTCACCGACTGCATCCATCGTCCGGAGGCACACCGGTTGGTGGAGGTGCTGCGGTTGCTGCTGGGCGCGCGTTGCCGCCGCGGTGTTGTGGTGACGGAAACGAATGTTCCGGAGCAGGAGAACCTCTCTTATCTCCGCAGTGGCACTGAGGCGCATCTGGCCTACAACTTTCCCTTGCCGCCGCTGTTGCTGGAGGCCTGCATCAGTCAAAGAGCCGACCTGCTGAACCGCTGGCTCGCCCGCTGGCCCAAGTTGCCCGCCGGCACCGGACTGCTCAATTTCAGCGCCTGCCACGACGGCGTTGGCCTGCGGCCTCTGGAGGGGCTGATGGCGGAGGAGCGGTTGTTGCGTTTGCTCGGCGCCTGTGAACAGCGTGGCGGTTTGGTGAGTCACCGGCGTTTGGCCGATGGCCGAGACGTGCCTTACGAGATCAATATCAGCTGGTGGAGTGCGATGGAGAGTGCCGGCAGGGATCCGGCCCATCGACAACGGGAGCGGTTTCTGTTGAGCCAGTTGTTCGTGCTGGCCTTGCCCGGTGTGCCAGCGTTCTACTTACCGGCGGTGCTGGCCACGGCGAACGACAAGGCCCGGTTCAGGCGCACGGGGCATCGCCGCGATCTCAACCGCCCCCAGTTCCAGATTGAGCGCCTGGAACGGTTGCTGGCTGACCCCCAGAGTGATGCCAGTCGGGTGTTGGCCAGCATGCGCCGGGCGATGGCGCTGCGCCGCACTCAGAACGCCCTTGCTCCGTCGGCGTCGATGACGCTTCTCAGCGGCGGGCGAGCCGATTGCGTGGTGGTGCAGCGAGGTTCGGGTGAGGATGTGCTGCTGGCGGTTCACAATTTCAGTGAGGTTCGTCTCAGCCTGTCGCTGACCAACTTGGTGCAGGCACCAGCCGGGCGTTGCTGGCACGATTGTCTTGCCGATGCTTCCCTCCCGGACGGGCAGCAGTGGATCGATCTGGAGCCCTTCGCCGTGCAATGGCTGATCCCACGATGA
- the psbA gene encoding photosystem II q(b) protein, with translation MTTTIQQRSGANGWQSFCEWVTSTNNRLYVGWFGVLMIPTLLAATTCFIVAFIAAPPVDIDGIREPVAGSLIYGNNIISGAVVPSSNAIGLHFYPIWEAASLDEWLYNGGPYQLVVFHFLIGIFCYMGREWELSYRLGMRPWICVAYSAPVAAASAVFLVYPFGQGSFSDGMPLGISGTFNFMLVFQAEHNILMHPFHMLGVAGVFGGSLFSAMHGSLVTSSLVRETTESESQNYGYKFGQEEETYNIVAAHGYFGRLIFQYASFNNSRSLHFFLAAWPVVGIWFTALGVSTMAFNLNGFNFNQSILDGQGRVLNTWADVLNRANLGMEVMHERNAHNFPLDLAAAESTPVALQAPAIG, from the coding sequence ATGACCACCACCATTCAGCAGCGCTCCGGCGCCAATGGCTGGCAGTCCTTCTGCGAGTGGGTCACCTCCACCAACAACCGCCTCTATGTGGGTTGGTTCGGTGTGCTGATGATCCCCACCCTGCTGGCTGCCACCACCTGCTTCATCGTTGCCTTCATCGCAGCGCCTCCCGTCGACATCGACGGCATCCGTGAGCCCGTCGCCGGCTCCCTGATCTACGGCAACAACATCATCTCCGGTGCTGTTGTGCCCTCCTCCAACGCCATCGGCCTGCACTTCTATCCCATCTGGGAAGCGGCCTCCCTCGATGAGTGGCTCTACAACGGCGGTCCTTACCAGCTGGTTGTGTTCCACTTCCTGATCGGCATCTTCTGCTACATGGGTCGCGAGTGGGAACTCTCCTACCGCCTCGGCATGCGCCCCTGGATCTGCGTTGCTTACAGCGCTCCTGTGGCTGCTGCCTCCGCCGTGTTCCTGGTGTACCCCTTCGGTCAGGGCTCCTTCTCCGACGGCATGCCCCTCGGCATCTCCGGCACCTTCAACTTCATGCTGGTGTTCCAGGCTGAGCACAACATCCTGATGCACCCCTTCCACATGCTGGGTGTGGCCGGTGTGTTCGGTGGTTCCCTGTTCTCCGCCATGCACGGTTCCCTGGTGACCTCCTCCCTGGTGCGTGAAACCACTGAGAGCGAGTCCCAGAACTACGGCTACAAGTTCGGCCAAGAGGAAGAGACCTACAACATCGTGGCTGCCCACGGTTACTTCGGTCGCCTGATCTTCCAATACGCCTCCTTCAACAACAGCCGCAGCCTTCACTTCTTCCTGGCTGCCTGGCCTGTGGTCGGCATCTGGTTCACTGCCCTGGGCGTCAGCACCATGGCCTTCAACCTGAACGGTTTCAACTTCAACCAGTCCATCCTTGATGGTCAGGGCCGCGTCCTGAACACCTGGGCTGATGTGCTGAACCGCGCCAACCTCGGCATGGAAGTGATGCACGAGCGTAACGCTCACAACTTCCCCCTCGACCTGGCTGCTGCTGAGTCCACCCCCGTGGCTCTGCAGGCTCCCGCCATCGGTTGA
- a CDS encoding thiamine pyrophosphate-binding protein: MAPLVRVLVTSATTMNGAEFLVKALQAHGVTHVFGIPGAKVDSVFTALLDSPIELVLCRHEQNAAFMAQAFGRLTGRVGHGHKPSGRIQQQQHPRHSRGLLDTQLCPHDQRAWLSPAPSQ, from the coding sequence ATGGCTCCCCTGGTCAGGGTGCTGGTGACATCAGCAACAACCATGAACGGCGCGGAATTCCTGGTGAAGGCCCTGCAAGCCCACGGGGTCACGCATGTGTTCGGGATCCCCGGCGCCAAGGTCGACAGCGTGTTCACAGCCCTGCTCGATTCGCCCATTGAACTGGTGCTCTGCCGACATGAGCAGAACGCCGCCTTCATGGCCCAGGCCTTCGGACGTCTGACCGGACGGGTCGGTCACGGCCACAAGCCATCAGGCCGAATTCAGCAACAACAGCATCCGCGGCACTCTCGTGGGCTTCTGGACACCCAGCTATGCCCGCACGATCAACGTGCCTGGTTATCACCTGCACCTTCTCAGTGA
- the aroC gene encoding chorismate synthase, whose amino-acid sequence MGSSFGELFRISTFGESHGGGVGVIVDGCPPRLPLDLAAIQAELDRRRPGQSKITTPRNEADQVEILSGLLDGVTLGTPIAMLVRNKDQRPQDYREMDVAFRPSHADATYQAKYGIQARSGGGRASARETIGRVAAGAIARQLLHTIHGTEVIAWVTRIHDLEAKVDPAQVQRADVEATIVRCPDTAMAERMIERIEAIGRDGDSCGGVIECVVRRPPVGLGMPVFDKLEADLAKAVMSLPATKGFEIGSGFAGTLLKGSEHNDAFLPSTDGRLRTATNNSGGIQGGISNGEPILIRVGFKPTATIRREQETINAAGEATTLAAKGRHDPCVLPRAVPMVEAMVNLVLADHLLRQHGQCSLLSSGPES is encoded by the coding sequence ATGGGCAGCAGTTTCGGCGAACTGTTTCGCATCAGCACCTTCGGCGAATCCCATGGCGGTGGCGTGGGGGTGATCGTGGATGGCTGCCCGCCGAGGCTTCCACTCGATCTGGCGGCCATTCAGGCGGAGCTCGACCGGCGCAGACCGGGCCAGAGCAAAATCACCACACCGCGCAACGAAGCCGACCAGGTGGAGATCCTCAGCGGCCTGCTTGACGGCGTGACTCTGGGCACACCGATCGCGATGCTGGTGCGCAACAAGGACCAACGCCCCCAGGACTATCGGGAGATGGACGTGGCCTTCCGCCCCTCCCATGCCGATGCCACCTATCAAGCGAAATACGGCATTCAGGCCCGCAGCGGCGGCGGTCGCGCCTCAGCCCGTGAAACCATCGGTCGCGTGGCGGCTGGGGCGATCGCGCGACAGCTTCTTCACACAATCCATGGCACGGAGGTGATCGCCTGGGTGACACGCATCCACGACCTGGAAGCTAAAGTGGACCCTGCCCAGGTGCAGCGGGCCGATGTGGAAGCCACCATCGTGCGCTGCCCCGATACCGCCATGGCCGAGCGCATGATCGAGCGCATCGAGGCGATCGGCCGCGACGGCGACTCCTGCGGTGGCGTGATCGAATGCGTGGTGCGACGCCCGCCGGTGGGGCTGGGCATGCCGGTGTTCGACAAGCTCGAGGCTGATCTCGCCAAAGCGGTGATGTCGCTTCCCGCCACGAAGGGGTTTGAGATCGGCTCAGGCTTTGCGGGCACCCTCCTGAAGGGCAGTGAGCACAACGATGCCTTCCTCCCCAGCACCGACGGCCGGTTGCGCACCGCCACCAACAACTCCGGCGGCATCCAGGGGGGCATCAGCAACGGCGAACCGATCCTGATCCGGGTGGGCTTCAAACCAACGGCCACGATCCGCCGCGAACAAGAGACCATCAATGCTGCCGGCGAGGCCACCACCCTGGCCGCCAAAGGGCGTCACGACCCCTGCGTGTTGCCCCGTGCGGTGCCGATGGTGGAAGCGATGGTGAACCTGGTGCTGGCGGACCATCTGCTCCGCCAGCACGGCCAGTGCAGCCTGCTCAGCTCCGGGCCGGAGAGCTGA
- a CDS encoding glycine betaine ABC transporter substrate-binding protein produces MSGSPMRRRTVLLGGLGLAGASIASLVQLSRPKPGQTTRLEDGGPVGSSSTRPLASSASGRPTLRMGWSPWADAEVVSLIAQQVIQQAYDIQVERVLADIGIQYASVARGDLDMMLMAWLPLTHRDYWTRVRDRVVDFGSMYSGRLGWVVPDYVSESEVRSIPNLGDPAIASRFGDQVQGIDPGSGLNQASEEALRVYNLRDLKLVSSSSAAMTAVLDQAIRQQRWVVVTSWTPHWMFARYKLRFLDDPDRVFGGIEWIHALGRQQLDLDIPEVAGFLTRFHLPDRELSDLLLAANETSAEAAVEAYLARHPARVRYWTTGEIGAAG; encoded by the coding sequence ATGAGTGGATCGCCGATGCGTCGACGCACTGTGCTGCTGGGAGGTCTCGGCCTGGCAGGAGCTTCAATCGCCAGTCTGGTGCAGCTCAGTCGGCCCAAACCCGGGCAGACCACGCGATTGGAGGATGGCGGACCGGTGGGATCGTCGTCGACCCGTCCCCTCGCTTCTTCTGCCAGTGGACGTCCGACGCTGCGCATGGGCTGGTCGCCCTGGGCCGATGCGGAGGTGGTGAGCTTGATCGCTCAGCAGGTGATCCAGCAGGCCTACGACATCCAGGTGGAGCGGGTGCTCGCCGATATCGGCATTCAGTACGCCTCCGTGGCCCGGGGCGATCTCGACATGATGCTGATGGCCTGGCTGCCGCTCACCCACCGTGATTACTGGACGCGGGTGCGCGACCGGGTGGTGGATTTCGGTTCGATGTACTCCGGGCGGCTCGGTTGGGTGGTGCCCGATTACGTGAGCGAGAGCGAGGTGCGCTCGATCCCCAACCTGGGCGATCCCGCGATCGCCTCCCGTTTTGGCGATCAGGTGCAGGGAATCGACCCCGGTTCCGGTCTCAATCAGGCCTCGGAAGAGGCCTTGCGTGTGTACAACCTGCGTGATCTGAAGCTGGTGTCATCCAGCAGTGCGGCGATGACGGCGGTGCTGGATCAGGCGATCCGTCAGCAGCGCTGGGTCGTGGTCACGAGCTGGACGCCCCACTGGATGTTTGCCCGCTACAAGCTGCGGTTCCTTGACGATCCTGATCGGGTCTTCGGTGGGATCGAATGGATCCATGCCCTGGGTCGTCAGCAACTGGATCTGGACATACCGGAGGTGGCCGGTTTTCTCACGCGGTTCCACCTGCCGGACCGGGAGTTGTCAGATCTGCTGCTGGCCGCCAATGAGACCTCCGCTGAGGCGGCGGTGGAGGCCTATCTCGCCCGCCATCCCGCCAGGGTCCGCTACTGGACCACCGGCGAGATCGGTGCTGCCGGCTGA
- a CDS encoding HAD-IIB family hydrolase: MADPTMKAAMNAAPAWWVVTDLDGTLLDHRYDWQPAEAAMRGLQDRGIPVIPCTSKTAEEVRRFRAEAGLHDPFIVENGGAVCGETEDGVPWELALGEPAEALRPVLRELERLVQEPLQAIDALTEEQAAALLGLTGEALQRAARRRWSLPFVPPSAAARLRLPLLAQNLGVSVVQGNRMGHLLGAQVSKGRALERLKTRMGGASVRVLALGDSPNDLPLLEAADVAVVVPGSDGPHPVFAEALASGRFQLASAPHAAGWAEAVQQVVMA; the protein is encoded by the coding sequence ATGGCTGATCCCACGATGAAGGCCGCCATGAATGCTGCGCCGGCCTGGTGGGTGGTCACCGATCTGGATGGCACCCTGTTGGATCACCGCTACGACTGGCAGCCGGCCGAGGCGGCGATGCGGGGCTTGCAGGATCGGGGCATCCCCGTGATTCCCTGCACGAGCAAAACGGCAGAGGAGGTGCGGCGCTTTCGTGCTGAGGCGGGGTTGCACGATCCCTTCATCGTTGAGAACGGTGGTGCGGTTTGCGGTGAGACGGAGGATGGCGTTCCCTGGGAGTTGGCCTTGGGGGAGCCTGCTGAAGCGCTGCGCCCTGTGTTGCGGGAGCTTGAGCGCCTTGTGCAGGAACCGCTTCAGGCCATTGATGCACTGACCGAGGAGCAGGCCGCGGCCCTGTTGGGGCTCACCGGTGAGGCACTGCAGCGGGCGGCGCGGCGCCGTTGGAGTCTTCCCTTTGTGCCCCCCTCAGCAGCAGCTCGTCTGCGACTGCCTCTCTTGGCCCAGAACCTCGGTGTGTCGGTGGTGCAGGGCAACCGTATGGGCCATCTGCTCGGTGCTCAGGTCAGCAAGGGCCGGGCGCTTGAGCGCCTGAAAACCAGGATGGGCGGCGCCTCGGTGCGGGTGCTTGCTTTAGGAGATTCTCCCAATGATCTTCCCCTGCTCGAGGCCGCCGATGTGGCGGTGGTGGTGCCAGGTTCCGATGGCCCCCATCCGGTGTTTGCCGAGGCGCTGGCGTCGGGTCGTTTTCAGCTGGCCAGTGCACCCCATGCCGCGGGCTGGGCGGAGGCCGTGCAACAGGTGGTGATGGCTTGA
- a CDS encoding glycine betaine/L-proline ABC transporter ATP-binding protein gives MQSEICLQSVWKIFGGAADEVIAQLRAGEDPAVLHQRSGARAAVQDVSLEIGHGEIFVVMGLSGSGKSTLLRMLNGLIAPCSGEVVVQGRALSSMTSVDLNAMRRHQMAMVFQSFALFPQRSVLENAAFGLEVAGVPRRERHDKALQALERVGLAQEARKRPRQLSGGMQQRVGLARALALDPPILLMDEAFSALDPLIRRDMQTLLLELQSEQQRTIVFISHDLDEAIRLGDRIALMQGGCLLQCDTAENLLHHPASNAVRHFFRDVDVASVLAVEAIAQRPSRLAVIAADEALPEAAGEPLYVLGRDQAFRGVLSEARGWVSAERGPALTTGMRVREAIELVASTPYPPPVLDDAHRLVGVISPRQLLQSMEGGT, from the coding sequence ATGCAATCGGAGATCTGTCTTCAGTCTGTCTGGAAAATATTCGGCGGTGCTGCGGATGAGGTGATTGCTCAGCTTCGTGCTGGTGAAGATCCCGCTGTTTTGCATCAGCGCAGTGGTGCGCGTGCTGCTGTGCAGGATGTGTCTCTCGAGATTGGACACGGTGAGATTTTTGTGGTGATGGGGCTCTCCGGCTCCGGCAAGTCCACCCTGCTGCGCATGCTCAACGGCCTGATCGCGCCCTGTTCCGGGGAGGTGGTGGTGCAGGGGCGTGCCCTGTCGTCGATGACCAGTGTCGACCTCAACGCCATGCGTCGCCACCAGATGGCGATGGTGTTTCAGTCGTTCGCCCTTTTCCCGCAGCGCAGCGTGCTCGAAAACGCTGCCTTCGGCCTGGAGGTCGCCGGCGTTCCCAGGCGGGAGCGCCATGACAAAGCGCTGCAGGCGCTGGAGAGGGTCGGCTTGGCCCAGGAGGCCCGAAAACGGCCTCGCCAGCTTTCCGGTGGCATGCAGCAGCGGGTCGGGCTGGCCCGCGCCCTGGCCCTGGATCCACCCATCCTGTTGATGGACGAGGCGTTCTCAGCCCTGGATCCCCTGATCCGGCGCGACATGCAGACCCTGCTTCTCGAGCTTCAGAGTGAGCAGCAGCGCACGATCGTCTTCATCTCCCACGACCTCGACGAAGCGATCCGCCTCGGTGATCGCATCGCCCTGATGCAGGGCGGATGCCTGTTGCAGTGCGACACCGCCGAAAACCTGCTGCATCATCCGGCCAGCAACGCAGTGCGTCATTTCTTCCGCGACGTGGATGTGGCCTCGGTGCTGGCCGTGGAAGCGATCGCGCAACGTCCCTCCCGTCTGGCGGTGATCGCTGCCGACGAGGCCCTGCCGGAGGCGGCTGGCGAGCCCCTCTATGTGCTCGGTCGGGATCAGGCCTTTCGGGGTGTGTTGTCGGAAGCCAGAGGTTGGGTGAGTGCCGAGCGGGGCCCGGCCCTCACCACCGGAATGCGGGTGCGGGAGGCGATCGAGCTGGTCGCCAGCACCCCCTATCCGCCCCCTGTGCTGGATGACGCCCATCGCCTCGTCGGTGTGATCAGCCCGCGCCAGTTGTTGCAATCGATGGAGGGAGGCACCTGA
- a CDS encoding class I SAM-dependent methyltransferase, producing MTSTRNHASAEVADAQRFGESPESVRETDHYQQEYVEQFADRWDRLIDWDAREEAEGDFFVKLLHEHGAKSVLDVATGTGFHSIRLLREGFDVVSADGSPNMLARAFHNARERNQLLRTAQADWRFLNRDIHGEFDAVICLGNSFTHLFRERDRRKSLAEYYAVLKHNGILILDHRNYDRLLEGGAAVKQGKGNVYCGKDVEVRPDCVDEGLARFRYAFSDGSTYHLNMFPLRHGYVRRLMREVGFQRISTYGDYQRGHDDPDFYVHVAEKEYLCDTDVTAI from the coding sequence ATGACCTCAACCAGGAACCACGCATCAGCCGAAGTCGCCGATGCCCAACGGTTCGGAGAATCTCCTGAGAGCGTTCGAGAAACCGATCACTACCAGCAGGAGTATGTCGAACAATTCGCGGATCGCTGGGATCGGCTGATCGACTGGGATGCAAGGGAAGAAGCCGAAGGTGACTTCTTCGTGAAGCTGCTGCATGAGCATGGCGCCAAGTCGGTGCTGGATGTGGCCACCGGCACCGGATTTCACTCGATCCGGCTGCTGCGTGAGGGGTTTGACGTGGTGAGCGCCGATGGCAGCCCCAACATGCTGGCGCGCGCCTTCCACAATGCTCGCGAGCGCAATCAGCTGCTGCGCACCGCTCAAGCCGACTGGCGCTTTCTCAACCGCGACATTCATGGCGAATTCGATGCGGTGATCTGCCTGGGCAACTCCTTCACCCATCTGTTCCGCGAGCGAGACCGTCGCAAGTCGCTCGCTGAGTATTACGCCGTTCTGAAGCACAACGGCATCCTGATTCTCGACCACCGCAATTACGACCGACTGCTCGAGGGCGGTGCTGCGGTGAAGCAGGGCAAGGGCAACGTGTACTGCGGCAAGGACGTGGAGGTGCGCCCCGACTGCGTCGATGAAGGCCTGGCCCGTTTCCGCTACGCCTTCAGCGACGGCAGCACCTATCACCTCAACATGTTTCCGCTGCGTCATGGCTACGTGCGTCGCCTGATGCGCGAGGTGGGCTTCCAGCGCATCAGCACCTACGGCGACTACCAACGCGGTCACGACGATCCCGACTTCTACGTGCACGTGGCCGAGAAGGAGTACCTCTGCGACACCGACGTCACAGCGATCTGA